A window of the Pungitius pungitius chromosome 3, fPunPun2.1, whole genome shotgun sequence genome harbors these coding sequences:
- the LOC119212570 gene encoding plakophilin-4-like isoform X1 has product MEEGGGEGGGPLAVREGPSGHSLQPNATTTTTTLLASVKEQASLQELQFERLTRELEEERQIVASQLERCMLGAESPAGDSSSSSEKSFAWRSAGGESRGGALAAEEGLFMPEPDRASLHDSEGSGGHSAHVTSYSDSGYQDSGVSYYSNQNVVRSEPRASVSRSPRAEGQASGQVSGRVLRRMASLPSQSQSPGCGAVSPSRVSLRTSQGSTYDSPVLSEPKPLAAVFPGASLFPGASLPPSPADGSRGGGGPALGGAGAGGRLGSTLSLVEGRGLTGAPLRPGMTAVPQHYGSTLPRQSQPLAYGADPYGLYQGGALPRPDSLIGLHSSYADTSGQMDPEMRAALSPDCHMTPVFDERSFHSPLFHSPTHDPQGSLYRTNAGMGTLPRASSRCDTLPYQRSSYGLSTAALYADSYRLSGEPVFSRRHSGLLDREVTRTPSVESIHKDPREFAWRDPELQEVIHMLQHHFPSVQANAAAYLQHLCYGDNGVKVEVCHLGGIQHLVDLLDHKLTEVQKSACGALRNLVYGKATDNNKVALRNCGGVPALLRLLRKTTDNDVRELVTGVLWNLSSCDAVKMTIIRDALSTLTNTVVIPHSGWSSLSHRDEHKVKFQSSMLLRNTTGCLRNLSSAGEEARSQLRCCEGLVDSLLHILKACVNTSDYDSKIVENSVCTLRNLSYRLEVEMPSSRLLGNQELDTLLGFSSPAKELDYLCWGKRRRGRKRGGWPDDKWDGVGPTPGSSQSLRGAELLWHPVVVKPYLNLLAESSNPSTLEGAAGSLQNLSAGNWKFSAYIRAAVRKEKGLPILVELLRMDNDRVVCSVATALRNMALDSRNKELIGKYAMRDLVNRLPGGAPPVLSDETVASVCCTLHEVASRNVENAKALADSGGIEKLVDISKGRGKGYSTKVVKAAAQVLNTLWQYRELRNLYKQDGWNYTHFVTPVSTLDRDRYLSQPTLPTSPLQMSPVVQSGGSATSSPAMLGIRRHSSNYQRARSSMQLDTYYGDNSLHERRYPESEAKTPYFIGTYSSQSGEDLRRSQHAEPFYDEPDGKNYNGYRMYLSSPQGYGGGEEQQGYEDEPAHFAPASPDRYAGHSLPFKANTNYVDFYSTTRRPSSRANKFTGSPDSWV; this is encoded by the exons GTGGAGAGTCGAGGGGCGGAGCCCTGGCGGCGGAGGAGGGGCTCTTCATGCCCGAACCGGACCGCGCCTCCCTGCATGACAGTGAGG gcTCAGGAGGCCACTCGGCCCACGTGACCTCGTACTCGGACAGCGGCTACCAGGACAGCGGCGTCAGCTACTACAGCAACCAGAACGTGGTGCGTTCGGAGCCCCGAGCCTCCGTGTCCAGGAGCCCGAGGGCCGAGGGCCAGGCCTCCGGACAG GTGTCGGGCCGGGTGCTGCGGCGGATGGCCTCCCTCCCGTCCCAGAGCCAGTCCCCCGGCTGCGGCGCCGTCTCGCCCTCCCGCGTCTCCCTGCGGACGTCCCAGGGCAGCACCTACGATTCGCCCGTCCTCTCGGAGCCCAAGCCCCTCGCCGCCGTGTTCCCCGGCGCCTCCCTGTTCCCCGGCGCCTCCCTGCCGCCCTCCCCGGCCGACGGCTcgcggggcggcggcggcccggcCCTCGGGGGAGCCGGCGCCGGCGGGCGCCTGGGCTCCACCCTGTCGCTGGTGGAGGGACGGGGCCTGACGGGGGCGCCGCTGCGTCCCGGGATGACGGCGGTGCCGCAGCACTACGGCTCCACGCTGCCCCGGCAGAGCCAGCCGCTGGCCTACGGGGCCGACCCGTACGGGCTGTACCAGGGGGGGGCGCTGCCCCGACCCGACAGCCTCATAG GGCTCCACAGCTCGTACGCCGACACCTCGGGGCAGATGGATCCGGAGATGAGGGCGGCGCTGTCTCCCGACTGCCACATGACGCCCGTCTTCGATGAGCGCTCCTTCCACAGCCCCCTGTTCCACAGCCCCACCCACGACCCCCAGGGCTCCCTCTACAGGACCAATGCAG gGATGGGGACGCTGCCCCGGGCCTCCAGCCGCTGCGACACGCTGCCGTACCAGAGGAGCAGCTACGGGCTGAGCACCGCCGCCCTGTACGCCGACTCCTACCGGCTCTCCGGGGAGCCCGTCTTCTCCCGCCGCCACTCCGGGCTGCTGGACCGAGAGGTCACGCGCACGCCGTCCGTCGAGAGCATCCACAAGGACCCCAG ggagtTTGCCTGGCGCGACCCCGAGCTGCAGGAGGTCATCCACATGCTGCAGCACCACTTCCCCTCCGTGCAGGCCAACGCCGCCGCGTACCTGCAGCACCTGTGCTACGGAGACAACggggtgaaggtggag GTGTGTCACCTGGGAGGGATCCAGCACCTGGTGGACCTGCTGGACCACAAGCTGACGGAGGTCCAGAAGAGCGCCTGCGGGGCCCTGAGGAACCTGGTCTACGGCAAGGCCACCGACAACAACAAGGTGGCGCTGAGGAACTGCGGCGGCGTGCCGGCTCTGCTGCGCCTCCTCAGGAAGACCACCGACAACGACGTGCGGGAGCTGGTCACCG GCGTCCTGTGGAACCTCTCGTCATGTGACGCGGTGAAGATGACCATCATCCGCGACGCCCTCTCCACGCTCACCAACACGGTGGTCATCCCCCACTCGGGCTGGAGCAGCCTGTCGCACCGCGACGAGCACAAGGTCAAGTTCCAGTCCTCCATGTTGCTGCGTAACACCACCGGCTGCCTGAG gaaccTGAGCTCAGCaggggaggaggcgaggagtcAGCTGCGCTGCTGTGAAGGTCTGGTGGACTCGCTGCTCCACATCCTCAAAGCCTGCGTCAACACCTCCGACTACGACAGCAAG ATCGTGGAGAACAGCGTCTGCACCCTGAGGAACCTCTCGTACCGGCTGGAGGTGGAGATGCCCTCCTCCCGTCTCCTAGGCAACCAGGAGCTGGACACCCTGCTGGGCTTCTCCTCCCCGGCCAAGGAGCTGGACTACCTCTGCTGGGGCAAGAGGAGGCGCGGCAGGAAGCGGGGCGGCTGGCCCGACGACAAG TGGGACGGCGTGGGGCCGACGCCGGGCTCCTCCCAGTCTCTGAGGGGGGCGGAGCTCCTGTGGCACCCCGTGGTGGTGAAGCCGTACCTCAACCTGCTGGCCGAGAGCTCCAACCCCTCCACGCTGGAAGGCGCCGCCGGGTCGCTGCAGAACCTCTCCGCCGGGAACTGGAAG ttcTCAGCCTACATCCGAGCGGCGGTGCGCAAAGAGAAAGGTCTGCCCatcctggtggagctgctgaggATGGACAACGACCGGGTCGTCTGCTCCGTGGCCACCGCCCTGCGGAACATGGCGCTGGACAGCCGCAACAAGGAGCTGATAG GAAAGTACGCCATGCGGGACCTGGTGAACCGGCTGCCCGGCGGCGCCCCTCCCGTCCTGTCGGACGAGACGGTGGCGTCGGTCTGCTGCACGCTTCACGAGGTCGCCAGCCGCAACGTGGAGAACGCCAAGGCTCTGGCCGACAGCGGGGGCATCGAGAAGCTGGTGGACATCAGCAAAGGGCGAGGAAAAGG GTACTCGACGAAGGTGGTGAAGGCGGCGGCGCAGGTGTTGAACACGCTGTGGCAGTACAGAGAGCTGAGGAACCTCTACAAACAG GACGGCTGGAACTACACCCACTTCGTGACCCCCGTCTCCACCCTGGACCGAGACCGCTACCTCTCCCAGCCGACGCTGCCCACCAGCCCGCTGCAGATGTCCCCCGTCGTCCAATCGG GCGGCAGTGCGACGTCCTCGCCGGCGATGCTCGGCATCAGGAGACACAGCTCCAACTATCAGAGGGCGCGGTCGTCTATGCAACTCGACACGTATTACGGAGACAACAGTTTACACGAGCGCCGCTACCCAG AGTCCGAGGCGAAGACTCCGTACTTCATCGGGACGTACTCCTCCCAGTCGGGGGAGGACTTGAGGAGGtctcag CACGCGGAGCCCTTCTACGACGAGCCCGACGGGAAGAACTACAACGGCTACAGAATGTACCTGTCGTCCCCGCAgggctacggggggggggaggagcagcagggctACGAGGACGAGCCGGCCCACTTCGCCCCCGCCTCCCCCGACAGGTACGCCGGCCACTCGCTGCCCTTCAAAGCCAACACCAACTACGTGGACTTCTACTCCACCACGCGGAGGCCTTCCAGCAGGGCCAACAAGTTCACCGGCTCCCCCGACTCCTGGGTGTAG
- the LOC119212570 gene encoding plakophilin-4-like isoform X4, translating into MLGAESPAGDSSSSSEKSFAWRSAGGESRGGALAAEEGLFMPEPDRASLHDSEGSGGHSAHVTSYSDSGYQDSGVSYYSNQNVVRSEPRASVSRSPRAEGQASGQVSGRVLRRMASLPSQSQSPGCGAVSPSRVSLRTSQGSTYDSPVLSEPKPLAAVFPGASLFPGASLPPSPADGSRGGGGPALGGAGAGGRLGSTLSLVEGRGLTGAPLRPGMTAVPQHYGSTLPRQSQPLAYGADPYGLYQGGALPRPDSLIGLHSSYADTSGQMDPEMRAALSPDCHMTPVFDERSFHSPLFHSPTHDPQGSLYRTNAGMGTLPRASSRCDTLPYQRSSYGLSTAALYADSYRLSGEPVFSRRHSGLLDREVTRTPSVESIHKDPREFAWRDPELQEVIHMLQHHFPSVQANAAAYLQHLCYGDNGVKVEVCHLGGIQHLVDLLDHKLTEVQKSACGALRNLVYGKATDNNKVALRNCGGVPALLRLLRKTTDNDVRELVTGVLWNLSSCDAVKMTIIRDALSTLTNTVVIPHSGWSSLSHRDEHKVKFQSSMLLRNTTGCLRNLSSAGEEARSQLRCCEGLVDSLLHILKACVNTSDYDSKIVENSVCTLRNLSYRLEVEMPSSRLLGNQELDTLLGFSSPAKELDYLCWGKRRRGRKRGGWPDDKWDGVGPTPGSSQSLRGAELLWHPVVVKPYLNLLAESSNPSTLEGAAGSLQNLSAGNWKFSAYIRAAVRKEKGLPILVELLRMDNDRVVCSVATALRNMALDSRNKELIGKYAMRDLVNRLPGGAPPVLSDETVASVCCTLHEVASRNVENAKALADSGGIEKLVDISKGRGKGYSTKVVKAAAQVLNTLWQYRELRNLYKQDGWNYTHFVTPVSTLDRDRYLSQPTLPTSPLQMSPVVQSGGSATSSPAMLGIRRHSSNYQRARSSMQLDTYYGDNSLHERRYPESEAKTPYFIGTYSSQSGEDLRRSQHAEPFYDEPDGKNYNGYRMYLSSPQGYGGGEEQQGYEDEPAHFAPASPDRYAGHSLPFKANTNYVDFYSTTRRPSSRANKFTGSPDSWV; encoded by the exons GTGGAGAGTCGAGGGGCGGAGCCCTGGCGGCGGAGGAGGGGCTCTTCATGCCCGAACCGGACCGCGCCTCCCTGCATGACAGTGAGG gcTCAGGAGGCCACTCGGCCCACGTGACCTCGTACTCGGACAGCGGCTACCAGGACAGCGGCGTCAGCTACTACAGCAACCAGAACGTGGTGCGTTCGGAGCCCCGAGCCTCCGTGTCCAGGAGCCCGAGGGCCGAGGGCCAGGCCTCCGGACAG GTGTCGGGCCGGGTGCTGCGGCGGATGGCCTCCCTCCCGTCCCAGAGCCAGTCCCCCGGCTGCGGCGCCGTCTCGCCCTCCCGCGTCTCCCTGCGGACGTCCCAGGGCAGCACCTACGATTCGCCCGTCCTCTCGGAGCCCAAGCCCCTCGCCGCCGTGTTCCCCGGCGCCTCCCTGTTCCCCGGCGCCTCCCTGCCGCCCTCCCCGGCCGACGGCTcgcggggcggcggcggcccggcCCTCGGGGGAGCCGGCGCCGGCGGGCGCCTGGGCTCCACCCTGTCGCTGGTGGAGGGACGGGGCCTGACGGGGGCGCCGCTGCGTCCCGGGATGACGGCGGTGCCGCAGCACTACGGCTCCACGCTGCCCCGGCAGAGCCAGCCGCTGGCCTACGGGGCCGACCCGTACGGGCTGTACCAGGGGGGGGCGCTGCCCCGACCCGACAGCCTCATAG GGCTCCACAGCTCGTACGCCGACACCTCGGGGCAGATGGATCCGGAGATGAGGGCGGCGCTGTCTCCCGACTGCCACATGACGCCCGTCTTCGATGAGCGCTCCTTCCACAGCCCCCTGTTCCACAGCCCCACCCACGACCCCCAGGGCTCCCTCTACAGGACCAATGCAG gGATGGGGACGCTGCCCCGGGCCTCCAGCCGCTGCGACACGCTGCCGTACCAGAGGAGCAGCTACGGGCTGAGCACCGCCGCCCTGTACGCCGACTCCTACCGGCTCTCCGGGGAGCCCGTCTTCTCCCGCCGCCACTCCGGGCTGCTGGACCGAGAGGTCACGCGCACGCCGTCCGTCGAGAGCATCCACAAGGACCCCAG ggagtTTGCCTGGCGCGACCCCGAGCTGCAGGAGGTCATCCACATGCTGCAGCACCACTTCCCCTCCGTGCAGGCCAACGCCGCCGCGTACCTGCAGCACCTGTGCTACGGAGACAACggggtgaaggtggag GTGTGTCACCTGGGAGGGATCCAGCACCTGGTGGACCTGCTGGACCACAAGCTGACGGAGGTCCAGAAGAGCGCCTGCGGGGCCCTGAGGAACCTGGTCTACGGCAAGGCCACCGACAACAACAAGGTGGCGCTGAGGAACTGCGGCGGCGTGCCGGCTCTGCTGCGCCTCCTCAGGAAGACCACCGACAACGACGTGCGGGAGCTGGTCACCG GCGTCCTGTGGAACCTCTCGTCATGTGACGCGGTGAAGATGACCATCATCCGCGACGCCCTCTCCACGCTCACCAACACGGTGGTCATCCCCCACTCGGGCTGGAGCAGCCTGTCGCACCGCGACGAGCACAAGGTCAAGTTCCAGTCCTCCATGTTGCTGCGTAACACCACCGGCTGCCTGAG gaaccTGAGCTCAGCaggggaggaggcgaggagtcAGCTGCGCTGCTGTGAAGGTCTGGTGGACTCGCTGCTCCACATCCTCAAAGCCTGCGTCAACACCTCCGACTACGACAGCAAG ATCGTGGAGAACAGCGTCTGCACCCTGAGGAACCTCTCGTACCGGCTGGAGGTGGAGATGCCCTCCTCCCGTCTCCTAGGCAACCAGGAGCTGGACACCCTGCTGGGCTTCTCCTCCCCGGCCAAGGAGCTGGACTACCTCTGCTGGGGCAAGAGGAGGCGCGGCAGGAAGCGGGGCGGCTGGCCCGACGACAAG TGGGACGGCGTGGGGCCGACGCCGGGCTCCTCCCAGTCTCTGAGGGGGGCGGAGCTCCTGTGGCACCCCGTGGTGGTGAAGCCGTACCTCAACCTGCTGGCCGAGAGCTCCAACCCCTCCACGCTGGAAGGCGCCGCCGGGTCGCTGCAGAACCTCTCCGCCGGGAACTGGAAG ttcTCAGCCTACATCCGAGCGGCGGTGCGCAAAGAGAAAGGTCTGCCCatcctggtggagctgctgaggATGGACAACGACCGGGTCGTCTGCTCCGTGGCCACCGCCCTGCGGAACATGGCGCTGGACAGCCGCAACAAGGAGCTGATAG GAAAGTACGCCATGCGGGACCTGGTGAACCGGCTGCCCGGCGGCGCCCCTCCCGTCCTGTCGGACGAGACGGTGGCGTCGGTCTGCTGCACGCTTCACGAGGTCGCCAGCCGCAACGTGGAGAACGCCAAGGCTCTGGCCGACAGCGGGGGCATCGAGAAGCTGGTGGACATCAGCAAAGGGCGAGGAAAAGG GTACTCGACGAAGGTGGTGAAGGCGGCGGCGCAGGTGTTGAACACGCTGTGGCAGTACAGAGAGCTGAGGAACCTCTACAAACAG GACGGCTGGAACTACACCCACTTCGTGACCCCCGTCTCCACCCTGGACCGAGACCGCTACCTCTCCCAGCCGACGCTGCCCACCAGCCCGCTGCAGATGTCCCCCGTCGTCCAATCGG GCGGCAGTGCGACGTCCTCGCCGGCGATGCTCGGCATCAGGAGACACAGCTCCAACTATCAGAGGGCGCGGTCGTCTATGCAACTCGACACGTATTACGGAGACAACAGTTTACACGAGCGCCGCTACCCAG AGTCCGAGGCGAAGACTCCGTACTTCATCGGGACGTACTCCTCCCAGTCGGGGGAGGACTTGAGGAGGtctcag CACGCGGAGCCCTTCTACGACGAGCCCGACGGGAAGAACTACAACGGCTACAGAATGTACCTGTCGTCCCCGCAgggctacggggggggggaggagcagcagggctACGAGGACGAGCCGGCCCACTTCGCCCCCGCCTCCCCCGACAGGTACGCCGGCCACTCGCTGCCCTTCAAAGCCAACACCAACTACGTGGACTTCTACTCCACCACGCGGAGGCCTTCCAGCAGGGCCAACAAGTTCACCGGCTCCCCCGACTCCTGGGTGTAG
- the LOC119212570 gene encoding plakophilin-4-like isoform X2, whose amino-acid sequence MEEGGGEGGGPLAVREGPSGHSLQPNATTTTTTLLASVKEQASLQELQFERLTRELEEERQIVASQLERCMLGAESPAGDSSSSSEKSFAWRSAGGESRGGALAAEEGLFMPEPDRASLHDSSGGHSAHVTSYSDSGYQDSGVSYYSNQNVVRSEPRASVSRSPRAEGQASGQVSGRVLRRMASLPSQSQSPGCGAVSPSRVSLRTSQGSTYDSPVLSEPKPLAAVFPGASLFPGASLPPSPADGSRGGGGPALGGAGAGGRLGSTLSLVEGRGLTGAPLRPGMTAVPQHYGSTLPRQSQPLAYGADPYGLYQGGALPRPDSLIGLHSSYADTSGQMDPEMRAALSPDCHMTPVFDERSFHSPLFHSPTHDPQGSLYRTNAGMGTLPRASSRCDTLPYQRSSYGLSTAALYADSYRLSGEPVFSRRHSGLLDREVTRTPSVESIHKDPREFAWRDPELQEVIHMLQHHFPSVQANAAAYLQHLCYGDNGVKVEVCHLGGIQHLVDLLDHKLTEVQKSACGALRNLVYGKATDNNKVALRNCGGVPALLRLLRKTTDNDVRELVTGVLWNLSSCDAVKMTIIRDALSTLTNTVVIPHSGWSSLSHRDEHKVKFQSSMLLRNTTGCLRNLSSAGEEARSQLRCCEGLVDSLLHILKACVNTSDYDSKIVENSVCTLRNLSYRLEVEMPSSRLLGNQELDTLLGFSSPAKELDYLCWGKRRRGRKRGGWPDDKWDGVGPTPGSSQSLRGAELLWHPVVVKPYLNLLAESSNPSTLEGAAGSLQNLSAGNWKFSAYIRAAVRKEKGLPILVELLRMDNDRVVCSVATALRNMALDSRNKELIGKYAMRDLVNRLPGGAPPVLSDETVASVCCTLHEVASRNVENAKALADSGGIEKLVDISKGRGKGYSTKVVKAAAQVLNTLWQYRELRNLYKQDGWNYTHFVTPVSTLDRDRYLSQPTLPTSPLQMSPVVQSGGSATSSPAMLGIRRHSSNYQRARSSMQLDTYYGDNSLHERRYPESEAKTPYFIGTYSSQSGEDLRRSQHAEPFYDEPDGKNYNGYRMYLSSPQGYGGGEEQQGYEDEPAHFAPASPDRYAGHSLPFKANTNYVDFYSTTRRPSSRANKFTGSPDSWV is encoded by the exons GTGGAGAGTCGAGGGGCGGAGCCCTGGCGGCGGAGGAGGGGCTCTTCATGCCCGAACCGGACCGCGCCTCCCTGCATGACA gcTCAGGAGGCCACTCGGCCCACGTGACCTCGTACTCGGACAGCGGCTACCAGGACAGCGGCGTCAGCTACTACAGCAACCAGAACGTGGTGCGTTCGGAGCCCCGAGCCTCCGTGTCCAGGAGCCCGAGGGCCGAGGGCCAGGCCTCCGGACAG GTGTCGGGCCGGGTGCTGCGGCGGATGGCCTCCCTCCCGTCCCAGAGCCAGTCCCCCGGCTGCGGCGCCGTCTCGCCCTCCCGCGTCTCCCTGCGGACGTCCCAGGGCAGCACCTACGATTCGCCCGTCCTCTCGGAGCCCAAGCCCCTCGCCGCCGTGTTCCCCGGCGCCTCCCTGTTCCCCGGCGCCTCCCTGCCGCCCTCCCCGGCCGACGGCTcgcggggcggcggcggcccggcCCTCGGGGGAGCCGGCGCCGGCGGGCGCCTGGGCTCCACCCTGTCGCTGGTGGAGGGACGGGGCCTGACGGGGGCGCCGCTGCGTCCCGGGATGACGGCGGTGCCGCAGCACTACGGCTCCACGCTGCCCCGGCAGAGCCAGCCGCTGGCCTACGGGGCCGACCCGTACGGGCTGTACCAGGGGGGGGCGCTGCCCCGACCCGACAGCCTCATAG GGCTCCACAGCTCGTACGCCGACACCTCGGGGCAGATGGATCCGGAGATGAGGGCGGCGCTGTCTCCCGACTGCCACATGACGCCCGTCTTCGATGAGCGCTCCTTCCACAGCCCCCTGTTCCACAGCCCCACCCACGACCCCCAGGGCTCCCTCTACAGGACCAATGCAG gGATGGGGACGCTGCCCCGGGCCTCCAGCCGCTGCGACACGCTGCCGTACCAGAGGAGCAGCTACGGGCTGAGCACCGCCGCCCTGTACGCCGACTCCTACCGGCTCTCCGGGGAGCCCGTCTTCTCCCGCCGCCACTCCGGGCTGCTGGACCGAGAGGTCACGCGCACGCCGTCCGTCGAGAGCATCCACAAGGACCCCAG ggagtTTGCCTGGCGCGACCCCGAGCTGCAGGAGGTCATCCACATGCTGCAGCACCACTTCCCCTCCGTGCAGGCCAACGCCGCCGCGTACCTGCAGCACCTGTGCTACGGAGACAACggggtgaaggtggag GTGTGTCACCTGGGAGGGATCCAGCACCTGGTGGACCTGCTGGACCACAAGCTGACGGAGGTCCAGAAGAGCGCCTGCGGGGCCCTGAGGAACCTGGTCTACGGCAAGGCCACCGACAACAACAAGGTGGCGCTGAGGAACTGCGGCGGCGTGCCGGCTCTGCTGCGCCTCCTCAGGAAGACCACCGACAACGACGTGCGGGAGCTGGTCACCG GCGTCCTGTGGAACCTCTCGTCATGTGACGCGGTGAAGATGACCATCATCCGCGACGCCCTCTCCACGCTCACCAACACGGTGGTCATCCCCCACTCGGGCTGGAGCAGCCTGTCGCACCGCGACGAGCACAAGGTCAAGTTCCAGTCCTCCATGTTGCTGCGTAACACCACCGGCTGCCTGAG gaaccTGAGCTCAGCaggggaggaggcgaggagtcAGCTGCGCTGCTGTGAAGGTCTGGTGGACTCGCTGCTCCACATCCTCAAAGCCTGCGTCAACACCTCCGACTACGACAGCAAG ATCGTGGAGAACAGCGTCTGCACCCTGAGGAACCTCTCGTACCGGCTGGAGGTGGAGATGCCCTCCTCCCGTCTCCTAGGCAACCAGGAGCTGGACACCCTGCTGGGCTTCTCCTCCCCGGCCAAGGAGCTGGACTACCTCTGCTGGGGCAAGAGGAGGCGCGGCAGGAAGCGGGGCGGCTGGCCCGACGACAAG TGGGACGGCGTGGGGCCGACGCCGGGCTCCTCCCAGTCTCTGAGGGGGGCGGAGCTCCTGTGGCACCCCGTGGTGGTGAAGCCGTACCTCAACCTGCTGGCCGAGAGCTCCAACCCCTCCACGCTGGAAGGCGCCGCCGGGTCGCTGCAGAACCTCTCCGCCGGGAACTGGAAG ttcTCAGCCTACATCCGAGCGGCGGTGCGCAAAGAGAAAGGTCTGCCCatcctggtggagctgctgaggATGGACAACGACCGGGTCGTCTGCTCCGTGGCCACCGCCCTGCGGAACATGGCGCTGGACAGCCGCAACAAGGAGCTGATAG GAAAGTACGCCATGCGGGACCTGGTGAACCGGCTGCCCGGCGGCGCCCCTCCCGTCCTGTCGGACGAGACGGTGGCGTCGGTCTGCTGCACGCTTCACGAGGTCGCCAGCCGCAACGTGGAGAACGCCAAGGCTCTGGCCGACAGCGGGGGCATCGAGAAGCTGGTGGACATCAGCAAAGGGCGAGGAAAAGG GTACTCGACGAAGGTGGTGAAGGCGGCGGCGCAGGTGTTGAACACGCTGTGGCAGTACAGAGAGCTGAGGAACCTCTACAAACAG GACGGCTGGAACTACACCCACTTCGTGACCCCCGTCTCCACCCTGGACCGAGACCGCTACCTCTCCCAGCCGACGCTGCCCACCAGCCCGCTGCAGATGTCCCCCGTCGTCCAATCGG GCGGCAGTGCGACGTCCTCGCCGGCGATGCTCGGCATCAGGAGACACAGCTCCAACTATCAGAGGGCGCGGTCGTCTATGCAACTCGACACGTATTACGGAGACAACAGTTTACACGAGCGCCGCTACCCAG AGTCCGAGGCGAAGACTCCGTACTTCATCGGGACGTACTCCTCCCAGTCGGGGGAGGACTTGAGGAGGtctcag CACGCGGAGCCCTTCTACGACGAGCCCGACGGGAAGAACTACAACGGCTACAGAATGTACCTGTCGTCCCCGCAgggctacggggggggggaggagcagcagggctACGAGGACGAGCCGGCCCACTTCGCCCCCGCCTCCCCCGACAGGTACGCCGGCCACTCGCTGCCCTTCAAAGCCAACACCAACTACGTGGACTTCTACTCCACCACGCGGAGGCCTTCCAGCAGGGCCAACAAGTTCACCGGCTCCCCCGACTCCTGGGTGTAG